One genomic segment of Pedobacter endophyticus includes these proteins:
- a CDS encoding Gfo/Idh/MocA family protein produces MENSRRKFIKQSTIFAAATYAGTMGMSAKSYGRIIGANDRVRVGVVGFSDRFKSTLLPCFLNHNKELNFDIVGLSDLWSYRRDLGIAHLKEKFGHDIKACRNNDELYATKDLDAVIISTADFQHALHTIEAVKANCDAYIEKPFAETMDDAKAALKAVKATDRIVQIGSQRRSGENYANAAKYIQDGKFGPITAVDLVWNVNQPGRWRRPDLVAKLKEQDIDWKRFLLNRPFEAFDPRKYLEYRLFWPYSSGMPGQWMSHQIDTVHWFTNLKHPRSVVANGGIYTWKDGRRNWDSMVAVFDYGLPNTEDGFQVTFTSRMQNSVGGVGEVYYSNGGELNLITNKVSPKGGLRKDEAAAMDMKPNLLPEFDLSKKEVKTATDANMGGDELTSGHMRNWMECVRSRKTPNAPVEAGYSHSVANIMTNAAVHTGAKATFDENRQEVMANGKVFKY; encoded by the coding sequence ATGGAAAATTCAAGAAGAAAATTTATCAAGCAATCAACAATCTTCGCTGCCGCAACTTATGCCGGTACAATGGGTATGAGCGCCAAAAGTTATGGTCGAATTATCGGAGCAAACGACAGAGTGCGGGTTGGTGTTGTTGGATTTTCTGATCGTTTTAAGAGTACCCTTTTGCCTTGTTTCTTAAATCACAATAAAGAATTAAATTTTGATATTGTTGGGCTTTCCGATTTATGGAGCTACCGCAGAGATTTGGGAATAGCGCATTTGAAAGAAAAGTTTGGTCATGATATTAAAGCTTGCAGAAACAATGATGAACTTTACGCCACCAAAGATCTTGATGCCGTAATTATCAGTACTGCCGATTTTCAACATGCGTTACATACCATTGAGGCCGTTAAAGCCAACTGCGACGCATATATTGAAAAACCTTTTGCCGAAACCATGGACGATGCAAAAGCGGCTTTGAAAGCGGTAAAAGCAACCGACAGAATCGTTCAGATTGGTTCTCAGCGCCGAAGCGGAGAAAATTATGCGAACGCAGCCAAATATATTCAAGACGGCAAGTTTGGGCCCATTACTGCGGTAGATCTAGTTTGGAACGTCAATCAGCCCGGACGCTGGCGCAGGCCCGATCTGGTTGCAAAGCTTAAAGAGCAGGATATCGATTGGAAGCGATTTTTGTTGAACAGGCCATTTGAGGCGTTCGACCCAAGAAAGTATTTAGAATACCGCTTGTTCTGGCCTTACTCATCGGGCATGCCGGGCCAGTGGATGTCGCACCAAATTGATACCGTTCATTGGTTTACCAATTTAAAACATCCGCGAAGCGTGGTCGCAAACGGAGGTATTTACACCTGGAAAGATGGGCGTAGAAATTGGGATAGCATGGTAGCCGTTTTTGATTATGGCCTTCCGAATACCGAAGATGGTTTTCAGGTTACGTTTACATCACGAATGCAGAACAGTGTTGGCGGCGTGGGCGAGGTGTACTATTCAAATGGTGGAGAATTAAATTTGATTACTAACAAAGTATCGCCAAAGGGCGGCTTAAGAAAAGACGAAGCAGCGGCGATGGATATGAAACCGAATTTATTGCCCGAATTTGATCTGAGTAAAAAAGAGGTTAAAACGGCAACTGACGCAAACATGGGTGGCGATGAACTAACTTCGGGCCACATGCGGAACTGGATGGAATGTGTACGCAGTCGCAAAACCCCCAATGCGCCTGTAGAAGCTGGTTACTCGCATTCGGTGGCAAACATCATGACCAATGCAGCGGTTCATACGGGTGCCAAAGCTACTTTTGATGAAAACAGACAAGAAGTAATGGCAAACGGTAAAGTTTTTAAATATTAG
- a CDS encoding acyl-CoA thioesterase, with amino-acid sequence MSLKKKFARESFTIMNELVLPNDTNTLNNLMGGRLLHWMDIAAAISAQKHCNRIVVTASVDNVSFKHPIKLGDVITIEAKVTRAFNTSVEVRLDVWAENIPSGARQKSNEAYYTFVALDQSARTIPVPELVPETPEEIEFFQGALRRRQLRLVLGGKMHPDEASELKALFFKA; translated from the coding sequence ATGAGCTTGAAAAAGAAATTTGCCAGAGAGAGTTTTACCATTATGAATGAGCTGGTGTTACCAAACGATACCAATACGCTGAACAACTTAATGGGTGGGCGTTTGCTTCATTGGATGGATATTGCAGCCGCAATTTCGGCCCAAAAACACTGTAACCGCATCGTTGTAACTGCTTCGGTAGATAACGTTTCTTTTAAACATCCGATAAAACTTGGCGATGTAATTACGATTGAAGCGAAGGTAACCCGTGCTTTTAATACCTCGGTTGAGGTGAGGCTCGATGTTTGGGCCGAAAACATTCCGAGTGGAGCCCGCCAAAAAAGCAACGAAGCCTATTACACCTTTGTTGCCCTTGATCAAAGTGCCCGAACCATCCCCGTTCCAGAACTGGTACCCGAAACGCCCGAAGAGATTGAATTTTTTCAGGGTGCTTTGCGCCGCAGGCAACTGCGTTTGGTGCTAGGTGGAAAGATGCATCCTGACGAAGCCAGTGAACTTAAGGCCCTATTTTTTAAAGCATAA
- the holA gene encoding DNA polymerase III subunit delta, giving the protein MTAAEIIKDIKARNFKPVYLLHGEESYYIDEVTDYIEEKLLNEAEKGFNQMVLYGKDTDMATILNAAKRFPMMSEYQVVIVKEAQDLKWGKEDAGSKEAEFVLNYFEKPLASTILVLAYKYANFDKRKKIYKAISKSGLVFQSDVVRDYKIVAWIEDFIKSKGYKIDQQASVLMAEYLGTDLSKIANEIEKLMLNVPKETVINTDLVQKNIGISKEYNVFELQKALAIRDVLKCNKIINYFASNPKANPTVMVLANLGGYFTKLLKYHYVPNKADAASALGVPPFFIKDYEMAARNYNTGKVFYVISLLREYDLKTKGLDSSGNVNDGELLKELVFKIVH; this is encoded by the coding sequence ATGACTGCTGCCGAAATTATTAAAGATATTAAAGCCCGAAACTTTAAGCCTGTGTACTTGCTGCACGGCGAAGAATCTTACTACATTGATGAAGTAACAGATTATATTGAAGAGAAACTATTGAACGAGGCAGAGAAGGGCTTTAACCAGATGGTATTATACGGCAAGGATACTGATATGGCGACAATTTTGAATGCCGCAAAGCGATTTCCAATGATGTCAGAATATCAGGTGGTAATTGTTAAAGAAGCGCAGGATTTAAAATGGGGAAAGGAAGATGCTGGCAGCAAAGAAGCCGAATTTGTACTAAATTATTTCGAAAAACCGCTGGCAAGCACAATCTTGGTGCTGGCTTATAAATACGCCAATTTTGATAAGCGGAAAAAAATTTACAAGGCCATTAGTAAAAGCGGATTGGTCTTTCAATCGGATGTGGTTCGCGATTACAAGATTGTGGCATGGATCGAAGATTTTATAAAATCGAAGGGCTATAAAATCGATCAGCAGGCTTCTGTATTAATGGCTGAGTATTTAGGCACAGATCTCTCTAAAATTGCCAATGAGATTGAGAAACTGATGCTCAATGTGCCAAAAGAGACCGTTATCAACACTGATCTGGTTCAGAAAAACATCGGGATAAGTAAAGAATACAACGTTTTTGAATTGCAAAAAGCGCTGGCCATTCGCGATGTTTTAAAGTGCAACAAAATTATCAACTATTTTGCGAGCAACCCGAAAGCAAACCCTACGGTAATGGTTTTAGCAAATCTCGGTGGCTATTTTACAAAACTGTTAAAGTACCACTACGTTCCAAATAAAGCCGATGCGGCTTCGGCCCTCGGTGTTCCACCGTTTTTTATTAAAGACTATGAAATGGCGGCCAGAAATTATAACACCGGCAAGGTTTTTTATGTAATCAGTTTACTGCGAGAATATGATTTGAAAACAAAGGGGCTAGACAGTTCGGGCAACGTAAATGATGGTGAACTGTTGAAAGAGCTGGTATTTAAGATTGTACATTAA
- a CDS encoding EVE domain-containing protein codes for MNYWLVKSEPFKYSWDKFNEDGRTFWDGVRNYQARNNLRDMKEGDLVLFYHSNEGKNVVGIAKVVKESYQDPTTDDKNWVVVDLSPVEALKNPVSLEQIKAEPSLVDISLVRQGRLSVMPLKASEFDKILEMGS; via the coding sequence ATGAATTATTGGTTAGTAAAAAGTGAGCCATTTAAGTACAGTTGGGATAAATTTAATGAGGATGGACGTACCTTTTGGGATGGTGTTCGAAATTATCAGGCGAGAAATAACCTGAGAGACATGAAAGAGGGTGATTTGGTTTTGTTTTATCACAGTAATGAAGGTAAAAACGTAGTTGGTATTGCCAAAGTTGTTAAAGAATCGTATCAAGACCCAACCACCGATGATAAGAATTGGGTTGTGGTAGATTTATCGCCGGTAGAAGCGTTAAAAAACCCGGTTTCGCTCGAGCAGATTAAGGCAGAGCCTAGTTTGGTCGATATTTCGCTCGTTCGTCAGGGCCGATTATCCGTAATGCCATTGAAAGCATCAGAGTTTGATAAAATTCTGGAAATGGGAAGCTAG
- a CDS encoding Gfo/Idh/MocA family protein, whose product MLRRSFVKKSALLSSSLFVGNEVFAGLYADQIIKVAMIGCGDRGKGVLSVIKSMPTKYKTVAYCDVLDFRLKEAEKHVPADARPIKDYRKTLDDKTIDAVFIATPLSEHFKIAKDAVLAGKHVYLEKTMTYNISEALALKKLVSQHSGQIFQVGYQYRYSPLYFKVKDMIQSGYLGKVSQIDCRWDRNGNWRRHVPSPELERKINWRMYKEYSGGLAAELLSHQIDFINWAFETQPNEIMGSGGIDIFNDGRETYDNIQAILRYNDKGMIGNFGATCGNAHDGYLFKIKGTKGSVSLLTNTGIFYPEASTKKELGIVDGVTGATKIVVNTDGGIPILDQPTKDGTNYALEEFYKSITKKILPVSNINTGTQAAICVAMCNEAIYSGTKQVWKEEYSV is encoded by the coding sequence ATGTTACGTCGTTCATTTGTGAAAAAATCAGCTTTGTTGAGTTCGAGTTTGTTTGTTGGTAATGAGGTTTTTGCAGGTTTATACGCCGATCAAATCATAAAAGTAGCCATGATTGGTTGCGGCGATCGGGGGAAAGGTGTGTTATCGGTAATTAAGTCGATGCCCACCAAATACAAAACGGTGGCTTATTGTGATGTGCTGGATTTTAGGCTTAAGGAAGCCGAAAAACACGTGCCTGCAGATGCCAGACCGATTAAAGATTACCGCAAAACTTTAGATGATAAGACCATCGATGCGGTTTTTATCGCTACACCACTGAGCGAGCATTTCAAGATTGCTAAAGATGCGGTACTTGCCGGAAAGCACGTTTACCTCGAGAAAACAATGACTTACAATATTTCGGAGGCATTGGCGCTCAAAAAATTGGTAAGCCAGCATTCGGGACAAATTTTTCAGGTCGGTTACCAATACCGTTACTCGCCGCTGTATTTTAAGGTGAAAGACATGATTCAAAGCGGGTATTTGGGCAAGGTTTCTCAAATCGACTGCCGCTGGGATAGAAATGGCAATTGGCGCAGACATGTTCCAAGTCCTGAGCTCGAGCGGAAAATCAATTGGCGGATGTACAAAGAGTATTCTGGCGGATTGGCTGCCGAGCTTTTATCGCATCAAATCGACTTTATCAACTGGGCCTTCGAAACTCAACCTAATGAGATTATGGGCTCGGGAGGGATTGATATTTTTAACGACGGCAGAGAAACCTACGACAATATTCAGGCCATTTTAAGGTATAACGACAAAGGCATGATCGGTAATTTTGGTGCTACCTGCGGCAATGCGCACGATGGCTATCTGTTTAAAATTAAAGGAACAAAGGGTTCGGTTTCATTACTTACCAATACGGGTATTTTTTATCCGGAGGCGAGTACAAAAAAAGAGCTCGGCATTGTTGATGGCGTTACAGGTGCGACAAAAATTGTGGTTAATACCGATGGCGGCATCCCGATTTTAGATCAGCCTACAAAGGATGGAACCAATTATGCGCTCGAAGAATTTTATAAATCGATAACGAAAAAAATCTTACCCGTTTCAAATATCAACACCGGAACGCAGGCTGCAATTTGTGTGGCTATGTGTAATGAGGCCATATACTCGGGCACCAAACAGGTTTGGAAGGAAGAATATAGTGTGTAG
- a CDS encoding cation:proton antiporter has product MTTYTILIILSGLVIFSYLFDLVASKTKIPSVLLLLLLGIGLRFLVDYLQVQTFDFLSILPTLGTVGLILIVFEGSLELKYDSNKNRVIRTAFFSAFIILIATAAVITLIIYQITHKDLYTCIANAIPFSVISSAIAIPSAGALNNTDKEFVIYESSFSDILGIIIFNFAITNHSLTTSAFIGLGLSTFLIILLSAIACVVLLYIMGRLVHHIKFFLIISILVLVYAIGQSYHLSSLVLILSTGLFLNNADTIQNAWFRGVFIYKNLTADLSQLYQLSAESAFILRTFFFVIFGFTMNIHELNDQVVLANGIIILATIYVVRYLLLKVLKQGTAMPILYIAPRGLISILLYFSLPEQLKIAEVGTSFLFLVVLGSSIVMTLGITLSKKKTEEVTA; this is encoded by the coding sequence ATGACCACATACACCATACTTATTATTTTAAGCGGGCTAGTAATTTTTTCGTATCTGTTTGATTTAGTAGCAAGTAAAACCAAAATCCCTTCGGTTTTGCTGCTGTTATTGCTGGGTATAGGCTTAAGGTTTCTTGTCGATTACCTGCAAGTACAAACGTTCGATTTCTTGTCGATTTTGCCAACACTGGGTACCGTCGGACTAATTTTAATCGTGTTCGAAGGGTCGTTGGAATTAAAATACGACAGCAACAAGAACAGGGTAATCAGAACAGCATTCTTTTCTGCCTTTATCATTCTTATAGCAACAGCTGCTGTTATAACGCTCATCATTTATCAGATTACCCACAAAGATTTATACACCTGTATTGCAAACGCCATCCCTTTCAGCGTAATCAGTTCTGCCATTGCAATACCCTCGGCCGGGGCGTTAAATAACACAGATAAAGAGTTTGTAATTTACGAGTCGTCGTTTTCGGACATTTTGGGGATCATCATCTTTAATTTTGCCATTACCAACCATTCGCTTACCACTTCTGCCTTTATAGGTTTGGGCCTGAGCACGTTTTTGATCATTTTGCTATCGGCAATTGCATGTGTGGTGCTCTTATACATTATGGGAAGACTAGTACACCACATCAAATTCTTTTTGATTATTTCGATTTTGGTGTTGGTTTACGCCATTGGTCAATCCTATCACCTGTCGTCGCTTGTTTTAATTTTAAGTACCGGTTTGTTTCTGAACAATGCCGATACCATCCAAAATGCCTGGTTTCGAGGTGTATTTATATATAAGAACTTAACTGCCGACTTATCGCAATTGTACCAACTTTCGGCAGAAAGCGCATTCATTCTTCGTACTTTCTTTTTTGTTATTTTTGGCTTCACCATGAATATCCACGAGCTAAACGATCAGGTTGTGCTCGCCAACGGCATCATTATCTTAGCTACAATTTACGTTGTCCGATACCTGCTGTTAAAGGTTTTAAAGCAAGGAACTGCAATGCCTATTTTATATATTGCACCACGCGGATTGATCAGCATTTTGCTGTATTTTAGCTTACCGGAGCAATTGAAGATTGCAGAAGTTGGAACATCTTTCTTGTTTCTGGTTGTTCTCGGATCGAGCATTGTAATGACGCTGGGCATTACTTTGAGCAAAAAGAAAACAGAGGAAGTTACGGCTTAA
- a CDS encoding type I restriction enzyme HsdR N-terminal domain-containing protein, translated as MFKPTPLNLPPYPFKITKKDDVVFIFDELRKKHLVLTPEEWVRQHFIQDLIASKKFPKTLIQIEGGLVLNQLQKRSDILVYNTTGEKVMLIECKAPKIKITPSVFEQASRYNSIHQAKWIVLTNGLQHVYANMDLEKGSFTFVKEMPDYLDL; from the coding sequence ATGTTTAAGCCTACTCCACTCAACCTTCCACCCTATCCATTTAAAATTACGAAAAAGGATGATGTGGTTTTTATTTTCGACGAGCTAAGGAAAAAGCACCTGGTGTTAACTCCGGAGGAATGGGTTCGCCAGCATTTTATTCAAGATTTGATTGCCAGCAAGAAATTTCCCAAAACGCTGATTCAGATTGAGGGCGGATTGGTTTTGAACCAACTACAAAAACGAAGCGACATATTGGTTTACAACACCACAGGAGAAAAAGTGATGTTGATTGAGTGTAAAGCGCCAAAGATAAAGATTACGCCATCTGTTTTTGAACAAGCTTCGAGATATAACTCCATTCATCAGGCCAAATGGATTGTTTTAACCAATGGGTTGCAGCACGTTTACGCAAACATGGATTTAGAAAAAGGCAGTTTTACATTTGTTAAGGAAATGCCCGATTATTTGGATTTATAG
- a CDS encoding S41 family peptidase, which produces MKKLLFTILISLPAICVHSQIKNESFEIKHEKSADLPANWGMRLVEGYQVSLDSGTKHSGKSSLKLVGTDKIKSGGFQNVSQTVNYAPNAIKSVRISGFVKLDSVKGSVAFWCQIWSKDKMIGFQNIQSQQETLAGTKDWKQYSLNLTVPSETERLLFGVYLAGTGTAWLDDFKLGEIETSKIPPASEVVKYVDEFRNIVKVSSIFKDSLDWPSIDRDMKNLSMGLKTVDEAKAVTAYLLQKLKEAGDDHSVLMLKSAAQEYASRNTNPDQVESKLLQNNIGYISVPGFRSLNKKTMDSFANNIQQRIKRLDVAHDIKGWIVDLRDNTGGNMYPMIAGLGPLLGSGNLGYFVSPNGNKKKLTPWSYSATPKKPTTMGIQLDSLYELEGKNAKIAVLIGPHTGSSGEMTAISFIGAPNTKLFGEPTAGYTSANSGFKLSNGDYLYLAVSYTADRNKKEYRSKIQPDVFLKAKKGEDTAIESALQWINETSN; this is translated from the coding sequence ATGAAAAAATTACTTTTTACGATACTTATTTCTTTGCCGGCTATTTGTGTTCACAGTCAGATTAAAAATGAATCTTTTGAAATAAAGCATGAGAAATCTGCCGATTTACCTGCCAACTGGGGAATGCGATTGGTTGAGGGCTATCAGGTAAGCTTAGATAGCGGAACAAAGCATTCAGGTAAATCGTCTCTAAAGCTGGTGGGTACGGATAAAATTAAGTCTGGCGGTTTCCAAAACGTTTCTCAGACGGTGAATTATGCGCCCAACGCAATAAAAAGCGTGCGAATTTCTGGATTTGTAAAGCTAGATAGCGTTAAGGGCAGTGTTGCGTTTTGGTGTCAGATCTGGAGCAAGGATAAAATGATTGGATTTCAGAACATACAATCGCAACAAGAAACACTAGCCGGTACTAAAGACTGGAAGCAATACAGCTTGAATTTAACTGTGCCTAGCGAGACTGAAAGACTCTTGTTTGGGGTTTATTTGGCGGGAACTGGAACTGCTTGGCTTGATGACTTTAAACTCGGTGAGATAGAAACATCTAAAATACCGCCGGCCAGTGAAGTGGTAAAATACGTAGATGAGTTTAGGAATATCGTAAAAGTAAGTTCCATCTTTAAGGATTCTCTGGATTGGCCATCTATCGACCGCGATATGAAGAACCTATCGATGGGGCTTAAAACAGTTGATGAAGCAAAAGCAGTTACGGCGTATCTGCTTCAAAAGCTAAAGGAGGCTGGAGATGATCACTCAGTTTTGATGCTAAAATCGGCAGCGCAGGAATATGCCAGCAGAAATACCAACCCAGATCAGGTTGAATCAAAGCTATTGCAAAATAACATTGGCTATATCTCGGTGCCAGGGTTCCGCTCCTTAAATAAAAAGACAATGGACAGTTTCGCTAACAACATTCAGCAACGGATAAAGCGGTTGGACGTTGCGCATGATATTAAAGGTTGGATTGTTGATTTGAGAGACAATACGGGTGGAAATATGTACCCCATGATTGCGGGCCTCGGTCCTTTGCTTGGGTCGGGAAATCTCGGTTACTTTGTGTCTCCAAATGGAAATAAGAAAAAACTGACACCATGGTCTTATTCTGCAACTCCAAAAAAGCCAACCACCATGGGAATTCAATTAGACAGCCTTTATGAATTAGAAGGTAAGAACGCTAAGATTGCGGTATTGATCGGCCCACACACTGGCAGTAGTGGAGAAATGACTGCCATATCGTTTATCGGTGCGCCAAACACGAAACTATTTGGCGAGCCAACTGCTGGTTATACCTCCGCGAATTCGGGCTTTAAATTATCTAATGGAGACTATTTATATTTAGCGGTTAGCTATACCGCCGATCGAAACAAGAAAGAATATCGCAGCAAAATACAACCCGATGTTTTTTTAAAAGCTAAAAAGGGCGAAGATACTGCGATCGAATCAGCCTTACAGTGGATTAACGAAACGAGCAACTAA
- a CDS encoding formylglycine-generating enzyme family protein yields MLQQSDLLNIEMVEVPKGEILLRDDRIKAQWLVKIEPFLLGKWLVTQKVYQAVTGESPSSFRGDQLPVETVSWRDAVAFCNALSARYGLQKCYAFDDQIDDFIFDHEANGYRLPTEAEWEYACKAGDKSNRYGELNEIAWYKDNAGKTPHDVGLKKPNALGLYDMLGNVWEWCTDVYDGTVYGSYRIIRGGGWCDEERSCLATNRRRSHPRSFKIDDLGFRIARNL; encoded by the coding sequence ATGCTGCAACAATCTGATTTATTGAATATAGAAATGGTAGAAGTACCTAAAGGAGAAATCTTGTTGAGGGATGACCGGATAAAAGCCCAATGGTTGGTTAAAATAGAACCATTTTTATTGGGAAAATGGCTGGTTACGCAAAAAGTTTACCAAGCAGTAACGGGCGAAAGCCCCAGCAGTTTTAGAGGAGACCAATTGCCGGTTGAAACGGTTTCGTGGCGAGATGCAGTAGCATTTTGTAATGCGCTTTCTGCCCGGTATGGATTGCAAAAATGCTACGCTTTTGATGATCAGATTGATGATTTTATCTTCGATCATGAAGCAAATGGTTACCGGCTTCCTACGGAGGCCGAATGGGAATATGCGTGTAAAGCGGGAGACAAAAGCAATAGATACGGCGAATTGAACGAAATTGCGTGGTACAAGGATAATGCAGGTAAAACTCCGCACGATGTTGGTTTAAAAAAACCGAATGCCTTGGGCTTGTACGATATGTTGGGAAACGTTTGGGAATGGTGTACCGACGTTTACGACGGAACTGTGTATGGATCGTATCGGATTATTCGTGGTGGTGGCTGGTGCGATGAGGAACGGAGTTGCCTGGCAACAAATCGACGGAGAAGTCATCCACGCTCGTTTAAAATCGACGACCTTGGCTTTCGTATTGCAAGAAACTTATAA
- a CDS encoding LSm family protein: MKIILTLYLICCAYLFSNAQNVRPYLAIVKTFNGKQKGILSFVDSDQLILRVDKKYVYIPYSKIKSIRLRVQKKDFEYKELVPYTTNWVEDRYETLPNGQQVLKPGKEAPSLGESIAEPFVNMLMTSVVNLAANGLLRPFHEINPSLATFKNTRENPLTPEKILELRYFSTNYQINPDYIAEAQKIKALTKNFKP; encoded by the coding sequence ATGAAGATTATTTTAACGCTGTACTTAATTTGCTGCGCTTACCTTTTTTCTAATGCGCAAAACGTCAGGCCATATCTCGCCATAGTTAAAACTTTCAACGGAAAACAAAAAGGGATTTTAAGCTTCGTCGATTCTGACCAGTTGATTTTAAGAGTTGATAAGAAATACGTTTATATTCCTTACAGTAAAATTAAATCGATAAGGTTAAGGGTTCAAAAAAAGGATTTCGAATACAAGGAGCTCGTTCCTTATACTACAAATTGGGTAGAAGATCGGTATGAAACCTTGCCCAATGGCCAACAGGTGCTAAAGCCAGGTAAAGAAGCACCATCTTTGGGTGAATCTATTGCCGAACCATTCGTAAACATGTTAATGACGAGCGTTGTTAATTTGGCCGCAAATGGATTACTAAGGCCTTTCCATGAAATCAACCCCAGCTTGGCGACCTTTAAAAACACCAGAGAAAACCCGCTAACTCCCGAAAAGATTTTGGAGCTAAGATACTTTTCTACCAACTATCAAATCAACCCCGATTATATCGCCGAAGCACAAAAAATTAAGGCGCTGACGAAGAACTTTAAGCCTTAA
- a CDS encoding 3-keto-disaccharide hydrolase, with protein MYNIKKYSVLALSLISLSAAAQKSKPLFDGKTLNGWKAVAGAAPYKVEDGMIVGTMTKGTPNSFLITDKEYGDFILELDVKLEGENTNSGIQTRSHIKPEGNNGKGLVYGRQMEIDPTPRAWTGGIYDEARRLWLYPLELNPSAKPLYKKNEFNHYKIECIGNELKTWVNGTPVAFVIDTLDKSGFIGLQVHGIGNNLENDGKKVYFKNINIQTGGLKSKSFPKGIYAVNLTPNSLSAYEKSDGYKLLFDGKSNAGWIGAYKSAFPSKGWKIENGVISVEPSGGAESTNGGDIVTTEEFAAFDMSFEFKLTPGANSGVKYFVTLSEKNTGSAIGLEYQVLDDVLHPDAKLGTDGNRTLASLYDLMTAKKEARFLRPIGSWNNARLVVYPNNKVEHYLNGVKVLEYVRGSAEFEKLVAMSKYKDWKNFGVAPKGHILLQDHGNKVDFRTIKIKKL; from the coding sequence ATGTATAACATTAAAAAATATAGCGTTTTAGCCCTGTCGCTAATCAGCCTTTCGGCTGCGGCGCAGAAATCGAAGCCCCTTTTCGATGGTAAAACCCTAAACGGATGGAAAGCGGTTGCAGGCGCAGCACCCTACAAAGTCGAAGATGGAATGATTGTAGGAACGATGACTAAGGGAACGCCAAACTCGTTCTTGATTACCGATAAGGAATATGGCGATTTTATCCTTGAGTTGGATGTAAAATTGGAGGGAGAAAACACCAACTCTGGCATTCAAACCCGTAGCCACATCAAACCAGAGGGAAATAATGGCAAAGGCTTGGTTTACGGCCGACAAATGGAAATTGACCCGACACCGCGAGCGTGGACGGGCGGTATTTACGATGAAGCCCGGCGATTATGGCTATATCCGTTGGAGCTCAATCCATCGGCGAAACCATTGTACAAGAAAAATGAATTTAATCACTATAAAATAGAATGTATTGGTAATGAGCTTAAAACCTGGGTAAACGGAACTCCCGTTGCTTTTGTTATCGATACCCTTGATAAATCGGGATTTATCGGCTTGCAAGTTCATGGAATTGGTAATAATTTGGAAAACGACGGTAAAAAAGTTTATTTCAAAAATATCAATATCCAAACAGGAGGATTAAAATCTAAATCCTTTCCAAAAGGGATTTATGCTGTAAATCTTACTCCAAATTCGTTATCGGCTTATGAGAAATCGGATGGATATAAACTTCTTTTCGATGGAAAAAGCAATGCCGGATGGATTGGTGCCTATAAAAGTGCCTTTCCTTCAAAAGGGTGGAAGATCGAAAACGGCGTGATCAGCGTTGAGCCATCCGGCGGGGCCGAATCTACAAATGGTGGCGACATTGTAACCACAGAAGAATTTGCCGCGTTTGATATGTCTTTCGAATTTAAGCTTACGCCCGGCGCAAACAGCGGAGTAAAGTATTTTGTAACGCTAAGCGAAAAGAATACAGGCTCTGCCATTGGCCTCGAATATCAGGTTCTGGATGATGTGTTGCATCCTGACGCGAAGTTGGGCACAGATGGGAACCGTACCCTGGCATCGTTATACGATTTAATGACCGCTAAAAAAGAAGCCAGGTTCCTTCGCCCAATCGGCAGCTGGAATAACGCTCGCTTAGTGGTGTACCCAAATAACAAGGTTGAACACTACTTAAACGGTGTAAAAGTGCTGGAATACGTTAGAGGGTCGGCAGAATTTGAAAAGTTGGTTGCCATGAGTAAATATAAAGATTGGAAGAACTTTGGCGTGGCTCCAAAGGGGCATATTCTGCTTCAGGATCACGGCAATAAGGTAGATTTCAGAACCATTAAAATCAAAAAATTATAA